In Flavobacterium sp., a single window of DNA contains:
- a CDS encoding beta-1,3-glucanase family protein has product MKSNKLQRFSILTTLFLVFSTLMYGQGPVPFTISNNSTFADSDLYVAIVGIDYTTGNHVWVNAKTSQVLPMSASYNTVTGPTYGGNTGPGQNSKYAACFTKLSEIPNKTFTLPLIAGCRVFISKGSQLYFYFFGASGAPSGYASPNPQNATDPNQGILYEMIELTNNQYGFFGNPTRVDSYKYPMGLELFGANGYQKRVGDLKKHADIVAAFKANVPAEFQGCVNDATGEITAPSKTPAYAAGGPYENYLKSYIDAIWNKYKNEDLIFYAGDAGVFKGRVIGEQLEMVGQSGGFVGRTGRVQNRPSTQEALEGKGVLDRRLVDGDLDLVIQAQLTAAINRHVVNVTTANPGQQNWYDASKYYQVNPTNHYSKFWHLPGINVDNLAYGFAYDDVADQSPSLHSPQPTKVIATFGGYAGLVPSVPASTDVITVYKDCNYTGFSGGLTIGDYNLARLNSLGVLNDDISSLKVAQGYKAILYMDDNFTGTSTVITSDTSCLNATWNDKVTSIKILPNGVTTLGNQTFFLQNRNSNLYMDVWTASMANGAGINQGALTSGNNQKFTFTHLGDGMYKIIVNHSGMSMDINNFNKANGARVEQYPYNATTNQQFILVDAGSGFYKIVARHSGRIVEVAGASTASGAIVQQWDNNNQTCGQWKLVPATTSQTSVLIQAEDYSAMSGIQVEATTDTGGGSNVGYTETGDWLAYNSINFPTTGSYLIEYRVASAVTGGRLSSDLNAGAIVLGNVDIPNTGGWQNWQTVSQTVNVNAGTYNFGIYIQNTGMNINWIKITKVGAGAAAKTASVQPAEEPAEIALNVYPSPVENTLYVTTDLSGGSVKIVDSQTGSTVASQKISNNSFDVSHLRQGIYFIVFEKDGKQTIKRFIKK; this is encoded by the coding sequence ATGAAAAGCAATAAACTTCAAAGATTTTCAATTTTGACAACACTTTTTCTGGTGTTTTCAACTTTAATGTATGGGCAGGGACCTGTTCCTTTTACCATTAGTAATAATTCAACTTTTGCCGACAGCGATTTATATGTTGCCATTGTTGGTATCGATTATACAACTGGAAACCATGTTTGGGTAAATGCCAAAACGAGTCAGGTTTTACCAATGAGTGCTTCTTACAACACGGTTACAGGACCAACTTATGGTGGAAATACAGGACCGGGACAAAACTCAAAATATGCGGCGTGTTTTACAAAGCTGAGTGAAATTCCAAATAAAACTTTCACTTTGCCATTAATTGCAGGCTGTCGAGTTTTTATTTCTAAAGGTTCGCAGTTGTATTTTTACTTTTTTGGCGCAAGCGGAGCACCGTCAGGATATGCTTCTCCAAATCCGCAAAACGCAACAGATCCGAATCAGGGAATTTTATATGAAATGATCGAATTGACTAATAATCAATATGGTTTCTTCGGAAATCCAACACGTGTAGATTCATATAAATATCCAATGGGATTGGAATTATTTGGAGCAAATGGTTACCAAAAAAGAGTTGGAGATTTAAAAAAACATGCTGATATCGTTGCGGCTTTTAAAGCGAATGTTCCGGCAGAATTTCAAGGTTGTGTAAACGATGCAACGGGCGAAATTACAGCTCCGTCTAAAACTCCCGCTTATGCAGCAGGAGGACCATACGAAAACTACTTAAAATCATATATCGATGCGATTTGGAATAAATACAAAAACGAAGATTTAATATTTTATGCTGGAGATGCCGGAGTTTTTAAAGGAAGAGTTATTGGAGAGCAACTAGAAATGGTAGGACAATCTGGAGGATTTGTTGGCCGTACTGGAAGAGTTCAAAACAGACCAAGTACTCAGGAAGCTCTTGAAGGAAAAGGCGTTCTGGACAGAAGATTAGTCGATGGAGATTTAGATCTTGTAATTCAGGCGCAATTGACAGCGGCAATTAACCGACATGTTGTAAATGTTACAACAGCCAATCCTGGACAGCAAAACTGGTACGACGCATCAAAATATTATCAGGTAAACCCAACTAACCATTATTCTAAATTCTGGCATTTACCGGGAATTAACGTTGATAATCTGGCTTATGGATTTGCTTATGATGATGTTGCAGATCAGTCGCCATCTTTACATTCGCCTCAGCCAACTAAAGTTATAGCTACTTTTGGAGGTTATGCAGGATTAGTTCCTTCAGTTCCGGCTTCAACAGATGTAATTACGGTTTATAAAGATTGTAACTACACAGGTTTCTCTGGCGGATTAACAATTGGAGATTACAATTTAGCACGTTTAAATTCTTTAGGAGTTCTTAATGATGATATTTCTTCATTAAAAGTTGCGCAAGGTTATAAAGCAATTTTATACATGGATGATAATTTTACAGGAACTTCAACCGTAATTACTTCAGATACTTCTTGTTTAAATGCAACGTGGAATGACAAAGTAACTTCTATAAAAATTCTTCCTAACGGTGTTACCACTTTAGGTAACCAGACTTTCTTCCTCCAAAACAGAAACAGTAATTTGTACATGGATGTTTGGACTGCAAGTATGGCAAACGGTGCCGGAATTAATCAAGGTGCTTTAACTTCTGGAAACAACCAGAAATTTACTTTCACGCATTTAGGTGACGGAATGTACAAAATCATAGTCAACCACAGTGGTATGTCTATGGATATTAATAATTTCAATAAAGCAAATGGTGCACGTGTAGAGCAATATCCGTACAATGCGACAACCAATCAGCAGTTTATTTTGGTAGATGCAGGAAGCGGATTTTATAAAATTGTTGCCCGTCACAGCGGAAGAATTGTTGAGGTAGCAGGAGCAAGTACAGCTTCGGGAGCAATTGTGCAGCAATGGGATAACAATAATCAAACTTGCGGACAATGGAAATTAGTTCCGGCAACAACTTCTCAAACTTCAGTTTTAATTCAGGCAGAAGATTATTCAGCAATGAGCGGCATTCAGGTTGAAGCAACTACAGATACTGGCGGAGGATCAAACGTAGGTTACACAGAAACTGGTGACTGGTTAGCATACAACAGTATCAATTTCCCAACAACAGGTTCTTATTTAATTGAATACAGAGTGGCAAGTGCAGTTACCGGAGGAAGATTATCTTCTGATTTAAATGCAGGAGCTATTGTTTTAGGAAATGTTGATATTCCAAATACCGGAGGCTGGCAAAACTGGCAGACCGTTTCTCAGACTGTAAATGTAAATGCCGGAACATACAATTTCGGAATCTACATTCAAAATACAGGAATGAATATCAACTGGATTAAAATTACTAAAGTTGGTGCGGGTGCTGCTGCAAAAACGGCTTCAGTTCAGCCAGCAGAAGAACCAGCAGAAATTGCTTTAAATGTTTATCCAAGTCCGGTTGAAAACACACTTTATGTAACTACAGATCTTTCTGGCGGAAGCGTAAAAATTGTCGATTCACAAACGGGATCTACTGTAGCCTCTCAAAAAATCAGCAATAATAGTTTTGATGTTTCGCATTTGAGACAAGGAATCTATTTTATTGTTTTTGAAAAAGATGGCAAACAAACGATCAAGCGTTTCATAAAGAAATAA
- a CDS encoding family 16 glycosylhydrolase, with translation MNQNDSFFGRPPKDNFYYFKQFLAVAIFLLLPFMKVQSQCKTLVWSDEFNGTTVDLTKWQSISGNGCPSLCGFGNAEAQRYDPNQATIVKEGTNSYLNIEAKYQPSGSFPDQPYASSKLTTEGKYSLKYGRVEARMKLSNGQGAWPAFWMLPVNGNWPYTGEIDIMEAKHRNPQSVDGTIHYDGNGYHFTGRSYSSPTDLSSDFHVYAVEWGPNFIKWYVDDLLFHTATPNTTVNGGWPFNDSQFYIILNLAVGSAGTPYTSVNGAGVAPVPGDFPAKLQVDYVRVYDGSYKYAVAGDAKVYQNETGKTYSISAIAGATYNWTVPSGATITAGQGTNAVTVNWGTTGGDVSVTATTSGCTANTYKLAVATEAAIPVEKIQEDFQTNRNVVYGNKTGVLTEAIANPSATGINTSALVGRYVRNSSELYDVFNIKNIVISNANDYVSGRKRISFDLYTSAPVGTKISMQLENSNVTTATNYPSGRHSGYKATTTVQNKWETIEFEFEKIIDPNTSALTINNVVLLFESNSNSGATYYYDNLLTRATPEKPIVATDVLQNYDGINKIIKGTTTGTYTVVANPGSNSVNSSANVARYVRNVTEQYDVLFFNTQTSIEDAGLFKNQTNKIMIDVYTTAPVGTVVSMNFENSATSLPANYPTGRNSNYVAITTKQNQWETLTFYYNSSPDAGTSNLAINQMVLLFNSGSYTSDTYYIDNIRIGATKLPDTYTPGVVYEDYQNTHNITFRDAIGTYTANVANPSATGINTSSNVGRYVRKSTELYDNFSFNTTLTNIGDFKAGTKKFAMDVYTSAPVGSIISWQAESSASVPSNYPVGRHSIYQGVVKQTNTWHTVTFTYVSTPDASTADNEVNRFVFLYEPGTNSGNTYYFDNLRALNLVSTETPAGLPSPWVSTDLGAVTPAGEAAHSSGTFTIKGSGTDIWETSDQFQFVNQSITGDAEIIAKVNSLTNTNTYAKAGVMFRETLTPTSKHAMTDVTPAAGVEFLSRNTTSGVTVADVAAGTAPKWVRVVRSGNVFTSYISDNGTTWTQLGTPKTITMANTIYVGMAVTSHANGTLGTGVFSDVIVRNITPNPNVNLALSKTATASTEENATLSANKATDGDGTVSRWASSFANATEWIYVDLGSNYNLNRVVLKWEAAYATQYKVQLSTDNVFTESETINTQTASDGGTDDLTVSGTGRYLRILCTAKALAPYGYSLYEIEAYGSASAAKKANVIVEESKPETAVFAIYPNPASDYIQVSIPENLDNKIITIYDNSGSLILQNNLEKEANESVIDLSRLRKGIYILNFKSDQKSWTKKLIKK, from the coding sequence ACTCTTTTTTCGGCCGACCACCGAAAGACAATTTCTATTATTTTAAACAATTTTTGGCTGTAGCAATATTTCTTTTGCTGCCATTTATGAAAGTCCAGTCACAATGCAAAACATTGGTTTGGTCTGATGAATTTAATGGTACTACAGTCGACCTAACCAAATGGCAGAGTATTTCAGGAAATGGCTGTCCTTCACTTTGCGGATTCGGAAATGCTGAGGCTCAGCGTTACGATCCAAATCAGGCAACAATTGTAAAAGAAGGAACAAACAGTTACTTAAACATTGAGGCAAAATATCAGCCAAGCGGTTCTTTTCCGGATCAGCCTTATGCTTCTTCAAAATTAACTACAGAAGGAAAGTATTCACTTAAGTATGGTAGAGTAGAAGCCCGTATGAAATTATCAAACGGACAAGGCGCATGGCCGGCTTTCTGGATGCTTCCGGTTAACGGAAACTGGCCGTATACAGGTGAAATTGATATCATGGAAGCCAAACACAGAAACCCACAATCTGTAGACGGAACGATCCATTATGACGGTAACGGATATCATTTTACAGGCAGAAGTTATAGCTCTCCAACCGATTTATCTTCTGATTTTCACGTTTACGCGGTAGAATGGGGACCAAATTTCATTAAATGGTATGTTGATGATCTTTTATTTCACACCGCAACTCCAAATACTACAGTAAACGGCGGATGGCCTTTTAATGATAGTCAGTTTTATATTATTTTAAATTTGGCTGTTGGTAGTGCAGGAACGCCTTATACGAGTGTAAATGGAGCAGGAGTAGCACCAGTTCCGGGAGATTTTCCGGCTAAATTACAGGTAGATTACGTTCGTGTTTATGACGGAAGTTATAAATATGCCGTTGCAGGCGATGCAAAAGTGTACCAAAACGAAACAGGTAAAACTTATTCTATAAGCGCAATTGCAGGAGCGACTTATAACTGGACAGTTCCTTCGGGAGCGACAATTACGGCTGGACAAGGAACAAATGCTGTAACAGTAAATTGGGGAACTACAGGCGGAGATGTTTCGGTAACGGCAACAACTTCTGGCTGTACGGCAAATACTTATAAATTGGCTGTAGCGACAGAAGCTGCAATTCCTGTTGAGAAAATTCAGGAAGATTTTCAAACAAACAGAAATGTTGTTTACGGAAATAAAACAGGAGTTTTAACAGAAGCGATTGCAAATCCATCTGCAACTGGAATTAATACTTCGGCTTTGGTTGGAAGATACGTTCGTAATTCTTCTGAATTATATGATGTTTTCAATATCAAAAATATCGTAATCAGTAATGCAAATGATTATGTGTCAGGAAGAAAAAGAATCTCTTTTGATTTGTATACTTCGGCACCGGTTGGAACAAAAATTTCTATGCAGTTAGAAAATAGCAATGTTACAACGGCAACTAATTATCCGTCAGGAAGACATAGTGGTTACAAAGCGACTACAACAGTTCAAAATAAATGGGAAACGATTGAATTTGAATTTGAGAAAATAATCGATCCAAACACAAGTGCTTTGACAATCAATAATGTGGTTTTACTTTTTGAATCAAATTCAAATTCGGGAGCAACATATTATTATGATAATTTGTTAACAAGAGCTACACCAGAAAAACCAATTGTTGCCACAGATGTATTGCAGAACTACGATGGCATCAATAAAATTATAAAAGGAACTACAACTGGAACTTATACAGTTGTAGCAAATCCGGGTTCAAATTCCGTTAACTCGTCTGCAAATGTGGCGAGATACGTTAGAAATGTAACCGAACAATACGACGTACTTTTCTTTAACACACAAACTTCAATCGAAGATGCAGGTTTATTCAAAAACCAAACTAATAAAATTATGATTGATGTTTATACAACGGCGCCTGTTGGAACGGTTGTAAGTATGAATTTTGAAAATAGTGCGACTTCGCTTCCTGCAAATTATCCAACGGGAAGAAATAGTAATTATGTAGCGATTACAACGAAACAAAATCAATGGGAAACGCTGACATTTTACTATAATTCAAGTCCAGATGCCGGAACTTCAAACCTGGCAATTAACCAAATGGTTCTTTTGTTTAATTCTGGTTCTTACACAAGTGATACGTATTATATTGATAACATCAGAATTGGTGCAACTAAACTTCCGGATACTTACACACCTGGAGTAGTTTACGAAGATTATCAAAACACACATAATATTACATTTAGAGACGCTATCGGAACTTATACAGCAAACGTAGCCAATCCAAGTGCGACAGGAATTAACACATCTTCAAACGTTGGAAGATACGTTCGTAAGTCAACAGAATTGTATGATAATTTCTCATTCAATACAACTTTAACAAACATTGGAGATTTTAAAGCGGGAACTAAAAAATTCGCTATGGATGTGTATACATCAGCTCCGGTTGGATCAATTATTTCATGGCAGGCAGAAAGCAGTGCTTCGGTTCCGTCAAACTACCCAGTTGGAAGACACAGTATTTATCAGGGAGTTGTAAAACAAACGAATACCTGGCATACGGTAACATTTACATACGTAAGTACGCCAGATGCATCTACTGCAGATAATGAAGTAAATCGTTTTGTTTTCTTATACGAGCCGGGAACAAATTCTGGAAACACATATTATTTTGATAATTTAAGAGCTTTAAATTTAGTTTCTACAGAAACTCCGGCAGGATTACCTTCGCCATGGGTTAGTACAGATTTAGGAGCGGTAACGCCAGCAGGAGAAGCTGCACATTCTAGCGGAACTTTTACTATTAAAGGTTCAGGAACTGATATTTGGGAAACAAGTGATCAGTTTCAATTTGTAAATCAATCCATTACTGGCGATGCTGAAATTATTGCTAAAGTAAATTCGCTTACAAATACCAATACGTACGCAAAAGCGGGAGTTATGTTTAGAGAAACGCTTACGCCAACTTCGAAACACGCTATGACAGATGTTACGCCAGCTGCAGGAGTTGAATTTTTATCAAGAAATACTACTTCGGGAGTAACGGTTGCAGATGTTGCTGCGGGAACTGCACCAAAATGGGTTCGTGTAGTACGTTCTGGAAATGTATTTACTTCTTATATATCTGATAATGGTACAACGTGGACACAGCTTGGAACTCCAAAAACAATTACAATGGCCAATACCATTTATGTTGGAATGGCAGTTACATCTCACGCAAACGGAACTTTAGGAACGGGAGTTTTCAGCGATGTTATTGTTAGAAATATTACACCAAATCCGAATGTGAATTTAGCTTTATCGAAAACAGCAACAGCTTCTACAGAAGAAAATGCAACGCTTTCTGCTAATAAAGCAACAGATGGAGACGGAACAGTTTCAAGATGGGCAAGTTCTTTTGCAAATGCTACAGAATGGATTTATGTTGATTTAGGAAGTAATTACAACTTAAACCGTGTCGTACTGAAATGGGAAGCAGCTTATGCAACGCAATATAAAGTACAGCTTTCTACAGATAATGTTTTCACAGAAAGTGAAACAATCAATACACAAACAGCCAGCGACGGAGGAACAGATGATTTAACCGTAAGCGGAACAGGTAGATATCTTAGAATCTTGTGTACAGCAAAAGCTTTGGCTCCTTACGGATATTCATTGTATGAAATCGAAGCTTATGGATCTGCATCAGCAGCTAAAAAAGCCAATGTTATAGTGGAAGAAAGTAAACCGGAAACTGCTGTTTTTGCAATCTATCCAAATCCGGCAAGCGACTATATTCAAGTTTCAATTCCAGAAAATTTAGACAACAAGATCATTACGATTTATGACAATTCTGGATCGTTGATTCTTCAGAATAATTTGGAAAAAGAAGCTAATGAAAGTGTGATTGATTTGAGCAGACTGAGAAAAGGAATTTATATTCTGAATTTTAAATCAGATCAAAAAAGCTGGACTAAAAAGTTAATTAAGAAATAA